In Flavobacterium cerinum, one genomic interval encodes:
- a CDS encoding GEVED domain-containing protein has protein sequence MKRKLLSIAILAITSVSFAQNGNTFWKVSSSKSNTATFEKRAPLPTKNLFNLDLNGLKTALLQAPDRSQTYAKSSIIIAFPNADGELERFRMTEASVMEPGLAARYPEIKSYVGQGVDDPSAIIRVSVSPLGVQTMRTAADKQTVFIEPYTTDLKTYSIYKRSDKMAGFTKFECEVLDHAISKVSNTGEALRPNADDSTLRTYRLAMSVTGEYTSYHGGTKALALAAINNTMTRVNGVFEMDFGVRMVLISNTDAVIYTNAGTDPYGSTDANYNSELQSTLTSVIGSANYDVGHLMSAIGNNGNAGCIGCVCKTNKGSGFTTSTVPTGDNFDIDFVAHEMGHQFGANHTFTFSNEGTGVQNEPGSGTTIMGYAGITGATDVQAHSDPFFHAVSIEQVTNYIKTTTCQTNTATGNSVPTANAGADYTIPKGTPFMLTGSATDANGDALTYCWEQMNSGTSSTTYPSVTATSGPAFKSFIPTTSAIRYFPQMSTIKTGATSWKWEAVPNVARTMNFRLTVRDNRAGGPANNSDDMVVSVNATAGPFTVSAPNTAVSWAAGSTQTVTWNVAGTTANGVNAANVDILLSTDGGNTYPITILSGTPNDGTQTITVPNNPGTQNRIMVKGSNHIFFDISNVNFTITGGTGGDIEAPTAPTSLAASGTTQTTTNLSWTASTDNVGVTGYDVYRGTTLLGTVTTTTYNVTGLTANTTYTFSVKAKDAAGNISAESNIVSVTTLPATASYCTSKGNSVADEYIGRVQLGTINNASTGGTGYSDFTSISTNLNKGTAYTITVTPTWTGSTYSEGFAVWIDYNGDKDFDDAGELVWSRTASTTTPATGTFTVPATAITGATRMRVSMKYNGVPTACEAFSYGEVEDYTVNLQTGGTTPVTYCTSKGNSVADEYIGRVQLGTINNASTGGTGYSDFTSINTNLVKGSSNTITVTPTWTGTAYSEGFAVWIDYNQDGDFADTGELVWSRAASTATPASGSFTVPTTALNGATRMRVSMKYNGVPTSCEAFSYGEVEDYTVTITSSAREENYSRNTNTTEIQLYPNPTSDILNITNVSEKATFRIFNLLGQEVQSGRINNNSVNVTNITTGNYILEINDNDTVSSKRFIKR, from the coding sequence ATGAAGCGTAAATTACTTTCAATTGCTATATTAGCAATAACAAGTGTTTCTTTTGCCCAAAACGGGAACACCTTCTGGAAAGTGTCTTCATCCAAAAGTAACACAGCTACTTTTGAAAAGAGAGCACCACTTCCTACTAAAAACCTGTTTAATCTGGATTTGAACGGACTTAAAACTGCACTGCTACAGGCTCCGGACCGATCGCAAACCTATGCCAAGTCGAGCATTATTATTGCTTTCCCGAATGCCGATGGTGAATTAGAACGGTTCCGAATGACGGAAGCTTCTGTTATGGAACCGGGATTAGCCGCTCGTTATCCGGAAATAAAATCATATGTAGGACAAGGTGTTGATGATCCTTCAGCCATTATCCGCGTTAGTGTTTCTCCACTGGGTGTACAAACCATGCGAACGGCTGCCGATAAACAAACGGTTTTTATCGAGCCTTATACGACCGATTTAAAGACATATTCCATTTATAAACGTTCCGATAAAATGGCGGGCTTTACAAAATTCGAATGTGAAGTACTGGATCATGCCATTTCCAAAGTAAGTAATACAGGAGAAGCGCTTCGTCCGAATGCCGATGACAGTACATTGCGTACCTACCGTCTGGCTATGTCGGTAACCGGAGAATACACCAGTTATCACGGCGGAACCAAAGCATTGGCACTAGCTGCTATCAACAATACCATGACACGTGTAAACGGTGTTTTTGAAATGGATTTCGGTGTACGTATGGTATTAATTTCCAATACAGATGCGGTTATTTACACCAATGCCGGTACCGATCCTTACGGTAGTACGGATGCCAATTATAACTCCGAGTTACAATCTACTTTAACCAGCGTTATCGGATCGGCCAATTATGATGTAGGCCACCTGATGTCAGCTATCGGGAACAACGGAAATGCAGGTTGTATCGGTTGCGTTTGTAAAACGAACAAAGGAAGTGGTTTTACAACCAGTACCGTTCCTACAGGCGACAATTTCGATATTGATTTCGTAGCTCATGAGATGGGACATCAATTTGGTGCCAACCATACTTTTACTTTTAGCAACGAAGGAACCGGCGTACAAAACGAACCGGGAAGCGGTACTACGATAATGGGCTATGCCGGTATTACAGGAGCAACGGATGTACAAGCACACAGTGATCCGTTTTTTCACGCTGTAAGTATCGAACAAGTAACCAATTACATAAAAACCACAACTTGTCAGACCAATACCGCTACCGGAAATTCCGTTCCTACAGCAAATGCCGGAGCAGACTATACTATTCCGAAAGGCACTCCTTTTATGTTAACCGGTAGTGCCACCGATGCTAACGGAGATGCCTTAACCTATTGTTGGGAACAAATGAACTCCGGAACCTCATCTACTACTTATCCTAGTGTTACAGCTACTTCCGGACCTGCGTTTAAATCGTTTATTCCAACCACTTCTGCTATACGTTATTTCCCTCAAATGTCGACTATTAAAACAGGAGCCACTTCCTGGAAATGGGAAGCCGTACCTAATGTAGCCCGTACTATGAATTTCCGTCTGACGGTACGCGACAACAGAGCCGGAGGACCAGCCAATAATAGTGACGACATGGTTGTATCTGTTAATGCTACAGCCGGTCCGTTTACAGTAAGCGCACCTAATACAGCCGTTTCCTGGGCCGCCGGATCAACACAAACCGTAACCTGGAATGTAGCCGGAACAACTGCTAACGGTGTAAACGCTGCGAATGTCGATATCTTATTATCAACCGACGGCGGAAATACGTATCCGATTACTATTCTGTCCGGAACACCAAATGACGGAACGCAAACGATTACTGTACCGAATAATCCCGGAACTCAAAACCGAATCATGGTAAAAGGATCCAATCATATTTTCTTTGACATTTCAAATGTAAACTTTACCATTACCGGAGGAACCGGAGGCGATATTGAAGCGCCGACAGCACCAACCAGTTTAGCCGCTTCAGGAACAACACAAACAACAACCAACCTATCCTGGACTGCATCAACCGACAACGTAGGTGTAACCGGTTATGATGTATACCGCGGTACAACATTATTAGGAACGGTAACAACAACGACCTATAATGTAACCGGATTAACAGCTAATACCACTTATACATTCTCGGTTAAAGCAAAAGATGCGGCCGGTAATATTTCAGCCGAAAGCAATATTGTTTCTGTAACAACACTACCGGCGACTGCCAGTTATTGTACATCCAAAGGGAATAGTGTTGCCGATGAATATATCGGACGTGTACAACTTGGCACCATCAACAATGCTTCTACAGGCGGAACCGGATATTCTGATTTCACCAGTATCTCTACAAATCTGAACAAAGGAACTGCCTACACTATTACAGTAACGCCAACCTGGACCGGAAGTACCTATTCTGAAGGTTTTGCGGTATGGATTGACTATAACGGTGATAAGGATTTTGACGATGCAGGTGAATTAGTATGGAGCAGAACGGCTTCTACCACTACACCGGCAACCGGAACCTTTACCGTTCCGGCAACTGCAATCACCGGAGCAACAAGAATGCGTGTTTCCATGAAATACAACGGAGTACCGACAGCATGCGAGGCTTTCTCTTATGGTGAAGTAGAAGATTATACTGTAAACCTGCAAACCGGCGGAACAACTCCGGTTACCTATTGTACTTCTAAAGGAAACAGCGTTGCCGATGAATACATCGGACGCGTTCAACTTGGCACCATCAACAATGCCTCTACAGGCGGAACCGGGTATTCTGATTTTACCAGTATCAATACGAATCTGGTAAAAGGATCTTCCAACACTATAACCGTAACACCAACGTGGACCGGAACGGCTTATTCAGAAGGTTTTGCCGTTTGGATTGATTACAATCAGGATGGCGATTTTGCCGATACCGGCGAATTAGTATGGAGCAGAGCTGCTTCTACCGCAACACCGGCCAGCGGTTCTTTTACCGTACCGACAACAGCTTTGAACGGCGCTACCAGAATGCGTGTTTCCATGAAATACAACGGTGTCCCAACATCTTGTGAAGCCTTCTCCTATGGCGAAGTAGAAGACTATACCGTAACAATCACTTCTTCAGCAAGGGAAGAAAACTACAGTCGTAATACGAACACAACTGAAATACAGTTATATCCGAATCCGACAAGCGATATTCTAAACATTACCAATGTTTCCGAAAAAGCTACCTTCCGAATTTTTAATTTATTAGGACAGGAAGTACAAAGCGGACGTATCAACAATAACTCGGTAAATGTTACCAATATCACAACCGGCAATTATATCCTTGAAATCAATGATAACGATACGGTTAGCAGCAAACGTTTTATCAAACGATAA
- a CDS encoding S9 family peptidase, with amino-acid sequence MKKLLILTLGMMGLTSTAQETLNPDILWKLGRLSPIGISKDGKNIVYKVATPSIDENKLNSKYYTIPVNGGIPTEVPDVKGLVADKNLSPDGKYILSHKEVKVAKVLGKDFYPELKKAEAQIYDGLDYRHWDTWNDGTHNHVFYAENTDKARAIDIMKDEPYDSPQKPFGADEDYIWSKDGSKIIYVSKKKAGTAYAISTNTDLYEYDLATKTTRNLTENNPGYDTHPSLSPNGDLTWLQMKRDGYEADKNDIIVNHKGININLTGGWDGTVDGFKWSADGKKVYFIAAVDGTRQLFEVNFPGLTKIAVRVNQITNGDFDVTELIGINGNNAIVARTDMNHAPEIYAYDLKKKSWKQLTTVNNESYGKLALSKTERRYVTTTDGKKMLVWVILPPNFDKTKKYPTLLYCQGGPQSALTQSYSFRWNFSLMASQGYIIVAPNRRGMPGHGVQWNEAISKDWGGQVMDDYLSAIDDVAKESYVDKSRLGAVGASYGGYSVFYLAGIHKNRFKTFISHCGVYNLESMYGTTEEVFFNNWDHGGAYWETDNAVAQKAYNQFNPIKLVNNWNTPILVIQGGKDYRVPIGQGQEAFQAAQLKGIKSRFMLFPEENHWVTKPQNALVWQREFFKWLKETL; translated from the coding sequence ATGAAAAAACTACTTATTTTAACCCTGGGTATGATGGGACTGACAAGCACAGCACAAGAAACCCTGAATCCGGATATTCTCTGGAAACTGGGACGTCTTTCCCCTATCGGGATTTCTAAAGACGGGAAGAATATTGTTTACAAAGTAGCGACACCTTCCATTGACGAAAACAAGCTTAACTCTAAATACTATACGATTCCGGTAAACGGTGGTATTCCTACCGAAGTTCCGGACGTTAAAGGTTTGGTTGCCGATAAAAATCTTTCGCCTGACGGAAAATATATTTTGTCGCATAAAGAGGTAAAAGTAGCCAAGGTATTAGGAAAAGATTTTTATCCGGAATTAAAAAAAGCGGAAGCTCAGATTTATGACGGGTTAGATTACCGTCATTGGGACACCTGGAATGACGGAACACACAATCACGTTTTTTATGCTGAAAACACCGATAAAGCACGTGCTATCGATATCATGAAAGACGAACCGTACGATTCACCGCAAAAACCATTTGGCGCCGATGAGGATTACATCTGGTCAAAAGACGGTTCCAAAATTATATATGTTTCCAAAAAGAAAGCCGGTACCGCATACGCTATCAGTACCAATACGGATTTATACGAATATGATCTTGCGACTAAAACGACACGTAATCTGACCGAAAACAATCCGGGATATGATACGCATCCTTCTTTATCTCCTAATGGTGACTTAACCTGGTTGCAAATGAAACGTGACGGTTATGAGGCCGACAAAAACGACATCATTGTAAACCACAAAGGAATCAACATCAACCTTACCGGCGGATGGGACGGAACAGTAGACGGTTTTAAATGGAGTGCCGACGGTAAAAAAGTGTATTTTATTGCCGCTGTGGACGGAACCCGACAATTATTTGAAGTAAACTTCCCGGGATTAACCAAAATTGCCGTACGCGTTAACCAGATCACCAATGGTGATTTCGACGTTACCGAATTAATCGGTATTAATGGTAATAACGCTATTGTAGCGCGTACAGATATGAATCATGCTCCGGAAATTTATGCTTATGATCTTAAGAAAAAAAGCTGGAAACAACTTACAACCGTAAACAACGAAAGTTATGGCAAACTGGCATTAAGCAAAACGGAAAGACGCTATGTTACTACTACTGACGGTAAAAAGATGTTAGTATGGGTGATTCTTCCGCCTAACTTCGACAAAACGAAAAAATATCCTACCTTATTATATTGTCAGGGCGGACCACAATCTGCTTTAACACAAAGTTATTCCTTCCGTTGGAATTTCTCATTAATGGCTTCACAGGGTTATATTATTGTAGCACCTAACCGTCGCGGTATGCCGGGTCATGGTGTTCAATGGAATGAAGCAATCAGTAAAGACTGGGGCGGACAAGTAATGGACGATTACCTTTCAGCTATTGATGACGTTGCCAAAGAATCATATGTAGACAAATCCCGTCTAGGTGCTGTAGGTGCCAGTTACGGTGGTTATTCTGTATTTTATTTAGCGGGTATCCATAAAAATCGTTTTAAAACTTTTATTTCACACTGTGGTGTTTACAATCTTGAAAGTATGTACGGCACTACCGAAGAAGTATTCTTTAATAACTGGGATCATGGCGGAGCGTATTGGGAAACCGATAATGCCGTAGCTCAAAAAGCATACAACCAATTTAACCCTATAAAACTGGTGAACAACTGGAATACTCCGATTCTGGTTATTCAGGGCGGAAAAGATTACCGTGTACCAATCGGACAAGGACAAGAAGCTTTTCAAGCCGCACAACTAAAAGGTATTAAAAGCCGTTTTATGCTTTTCCCTGAAGAAAATCACTGGGTGACAAAACCACAGAACGCCCTGGTATGGCAGCGTGAATTTTTTAAATGGTTAAAAGAAACCTTATAA
- a CDS encoding aminopeptidase C: MYNFSIKPVVLASALLMGLSSGFAQDNLVNALKNNASSNSKESFKFTDVINLENTSIKNQGSSGTCWSYSANSFIESEMIRMGKQPVELSQIFSARNAYVEKGKMYVRMHGAVTLGDGGAFHDVMNMYRKYGAVPQSVYTGLQYGTDKNKFAEMSGIMEGVLQAVVKNPNGELTPNWEKAYTAVIDSYLGQVPASFDYKGKKYTPQSFAKEVVGINADDYVEISSLQEYPYYSKFTLLVPDNWAFDQVYNVKMDELTEIVDNAIKKGYTVAWAGDVSEKGFSWKNGVAFIPEKNFADMTPEEKADMFNGPKPEMKITEELRQKAFDNYTTTDDHGMHIVGISKDQNGKEYYIVKNSWGVTNDYKGYLYMTKDFVKYKTTDIMVHKGAIPSAIAKKLKL; this comes from the coding sequence ATGTACAATTTTTCTATTAAACCGGTTGTATTGGCTTCTGCCTTATTGATGGGTTTAAGTTCAGGATTCGCACAGGACAACTTAGTAAATGCTTTAAAGAATAATGCGAGTTCTAACAGTAAAGAGTCTTTTAAATTTACCGATGTTATTAACCTGGAAAACACTTCTATTAAAAACCAGGGGTCTTCAGGAACGTGTTGGAGTTATTCTGCCAACTCTTTTATTGAGTCGGAAATGATCCGAATGGGCAAACAACCTGTTGAATTATCTCAGATTTTCTCTGCTCGTAATGCTTATGTAGAAAAAGGAAAAATGTATGTACGTATGCATGGTGCCGTTACATTAGGTGACGGTGGTGCTTTCCACGATGTAATGAATATGTACCGTAAATATGGTGCTGTTCCGCAAAGTGTTTACACCGGATTACAATACGGAACAGATAAAAATAAATTTGCCGAAATGAGCGGTATTATGGAAGGTGTATTACAGGCTGTTGTTAAAAATCCAAACGGAGAATTAACACCAAACTGGGAAAAAGCGTATACTGCTGTAATCGACTCTTATCTTGGGCAAGTACCTGCTTCATTTGACTATAAAGGAAAAAAATATACTCCGCAATCGTTTGCTAAAGAAGTAGTAGGAATTAATGCGGATGATTATGTAGAAATTTCTTCATTACAGGAATATCCTTACTACTCTAAATTTACTTTATTAGTACCGGATAACTGGGCTTTCGATCAGGTTTACAACGTAAAAATGGATGAATTAACGGAAATCGTTGATAATGCTATCAAAAAAGGATATACTGTAGCATGGGCCGGTGATGTAAGCGAAAAAGGATTTAGCTGGAAAAACGGTGTTGCTTTTATTCCAGAAAAAAACTTTGCAGACATGACTCCGGAAGAAAAAGCGGATATGTTTAACGGTCCGAAACCGGAAATGAAAATCACAGAAGAACTACGTCAGAAAGCTTTTGACAATTATACCACTACTGATGATCACGGAATGCACATCGTTGGAATCTCCAAAGACCAAAACGGTAAAGAATATTATATCGTGAAAAACTCATGGGGTGTTACAAACGACTACAAAGGGTATTTATATATGACTAAAGACTTTGTAAAATACAAAACTACCGATATCATGGTTCACAAAGGAGCTATTCCATCGGCGATTGCAAAAAAGCTAAAATTATAA
- a CDS encoding DUF481 domain-containing protein produces MSVKNKILFIVLLSSLGCFSQNEIQKTTDTILFRSRLGIGISNFINSAFSSDKNAYNLEYRYALNKKYALRAGGSYEKDDSEGGFTEIGLKLGADKVFRRNKLWTFYFGADLMSSYSNFKNVNKDNYAVGIAPFLGIQFNVVDNFSISIEPALYFKYNIVVDNATFLEKKTTTWSESGFGKLGYIQLNFHF; encoded by the coding sequence ATGTCTGTAAAAAATAAAATACTATTTATAGTATTACTGAGTTCTTTAGGTTGCTTTTCGCAAAATGAAATTCAAAAAACAACCGATACAATACTATTTCGAAGCCGTTTAGGAATAGGCATTTCTAATTTTATTAACTCGGCGTTTTCATCGGATAAAAATGCATACAATCTGGAATACCGTTATGCTCTAAATAAAAAATATGCATTGCGGGCCGGAGGAAGTTATGAAAAAGATGATAGTGAAGGCGGGTTTACGGAGATTGGATTAAAGTTGGGCGCTGACAAAGTGTTTCGCCGAAATAAACTTTGGACGTTCTATTTTGGAGCCGATTTAATGAGCAGCTACTCGAATTTTAAAAATGTAAATAAAGATAATTATGCCGTTGGAATAGCCCCGTTTTTGGGGATTCAGTTTAATGTTGTGGATAATTTTTCCATATCAATAGAACCGGCATTGTATTTTAAATATAATATCGTTGTAGACAATGCAACATTTTTAGAAAAGAAAACAACAACCTGGTCGGAATCCGGCTTCGGGAAGTTGGGTTATATTCAGCTAAATTTTCATTTTTAA
- the accC gene encoding acetyl-CoA carboxylase biotin carboxylase subunit, translating into MFKKILIANRGEIALRVIRTCREMGIKTVAVYSTADAESLHVKFADEAVCIGPPPSNLSYLKMSNIIAAAEITNADAIHPGYGFLSENAKFSKICEEHGIKFIGASPEMIEKMGDKATAKATMKEAGVPTIPGSEGLLESYEQAKQLAKEFKYPIMLKATAGGGGKGMRAVWKEEDLQKAWESARQEAGAAFGNDGMYMEKLIEEPRHIEIQIVGDSYGKACHLSERDCSVQRRHQKLTEETPSPFMTDELRNKMGEAAVKAAEYIKYEGAGTVEFLVDKHRNFYFMEMNTRIQVEHPITEQVIDYDLIREQILVAAGVPISGKNYLPQLHSIECRINAEDPYNDFRPSPGKITTLHSPGGHGVRLDTHVYAGYTIPPNYDSMIAKLITTAQTREEAINKMKRALDEFVIEGIKTTIPFHRQLMDNPDYVAGNYTTKFMEDFVMKDPVE; encoded by the coding sequence ATGTTTAAAAAAATATTAATCGCAAACAGGGGAGAAATTGCACTTCGTGTAATCAGAACCTGTAGAGAAATGGGGATAAAGACCGTAGCAGTATATTCTACTGCCGATGCAGAAAGTTTACACGTAAAGTTTGCTGACGAAGCGGTATGTATTGGCCCCCCGCCAAGTAATTTATCCTACCTGAAAATGTCGAACATTATTGCTGCTGCTGAAATTACAAATGCAGATGCAATTCACCCAGGTTACGGATTCCTTTCGGAAAATGCTAAATTTTCGAAAATTTGCGAAGAGCACGGTATTAAATTTATCGGTGCTTCTCCGGAAATGATCGAAAAAATGGGAGACAAAGCTACGGCTAAGGCAACCATGAAAGAAGCAGGTGTTCCTACAATTCCAGGTTCAGAAGGTTTATTGGAATCGTATGAGCAAGCTAAACAATTAGCGAAAGAATTCAAATATCCGATCATGCTAAAAGCTACTGCCGGTGGTGGTGGTAAAGGAATGCGTGCCGTTTGGAAAGAAGAAGATTTACAAAAAGCATGGGAAAGTGCCCGTCAGGAAGCCGGTGCAGCCTTCGGAAACGATGGTATGTATATGGAAAAACTGATTGAGGAACCACGCCATATTGAAATACAGATTGTGGGCGATTCTTACGGAAAAGCTTGTCACCTTTCTGAAAGAGATTGTTCGGTTCAACGTCGTCACCAAAAATTAACAGAAGAAACACCTTCGCCTTTCATGACTGATGAATTGCGTAATAAAATGGGTGAAGCTGCGGTTAAAGCGGCAGAATACATTAAATATGAAGGTGCCGGAACGGTTGAATTCCTGGTTGACAAACACCGTAATTTCTACTTCATGGAAATGAATACACGTATCCAGGTAGAACACCCGATCACAGAACAGGTTATTGATTATGATTTGATTCGTGAGCAGATTTTAGTAGCTGCAGGAGTGCCGATTTCAGGTAAAAACTATTTACCGCAATTACACTCTATCGAATGTCGTATCAATGCTGAAGATCCGTATAACGATTTCCGCCCGTCACCGGGAAAAATCACTACGTTGCATTCACCTGGAGGACACGGAGTACGTTTAGATACGCACGTTTACGCCGGATATACTATCCCGCCTAATTATGACTCTATGATTGCAAAATTGATTACAACGGCGCAAACAAGAGAAGAGGCAATCAATAAAATGAAACGTGCTTTGGATGAATTCGTAATCGAAGGAATTAAAACTACAATTCCGTTCCACAGACAATTAATGGATAATCCTGATTATGTTGCCGGTAATTATACTACAAAATTCATGGAGGATTTTGTAATGAAAGACCCGGTAGAATAG
- the accB gene encoding acetyl-CoA carboxylase biotin carboxyl carrier protein: MDIREIQNLIKFVAKSGATEVKLEMDDFKITIKTTEAGATETTYVQHVPMQAAVPQVAAPQAVAAPAPAPAAPVSTPAADDDSKYVVVKSPIIGTLYRKPSPDKAPFVEVGSTINKGDVVCVIEAMKLFNEIESEVSGKIVKVLVDDASPVEFDQPLFLVDPS, from the coding sequence ATGGATATTAGAGAAATTCAAAACCTAATCAAATTTGTAGCGAAGTCTGGTGCTACTGAAGTGAAATTAGAGATGGATGATTTCAAAATCACCATTAAAACTACTGAAGCAGGAGCGACCGAAACTACTTATGTTCAACATGTTCCAATGCAAGCGGCTGTTCCGCAAGTGGCAGCACCTCAGGCAGTAGCAGCACCTGCACCTGCACCTGCTGCACCGGTAAGTACTCCGGCTGCTGACGACGATTCGAAATATGTAGTGGTAAAATCACCGATTATCGGAACATTATACCGTAAACCGTCTCCGGACAAAGCGCCTTTCGTAGAAGTTGGTAGCACAATCAATAAAGGAGATGTAGTATGTGTTATTGAAGCAATGAAATTGTTTAACGAAATCGAATCGGAAGTATCCGGTAAAATCGTTAAGGTATTAGTTGATGACGCTTCTCCGGTAGAATTCGACCAACCGTTATTTTTAGTTGATCCATCATAA
- a CDS encoding beta-ketoacyl-ACP synthase III: protein MTKITAAITAVGSYVPDYVLSNQILETMVDTNDEWITTRTGIKERRILKEEGQGTSFLAIKAAQNLIEKSGVDPKEIDLVIVATATPDMPVASTAVYTATQIGATNAFAYDLQAACSSFLYGISTASAYIESGRYKKVLLIGADKMSSIIDYTDRATCIIFGDGGGAILFEPNTEGLGFQDEYLRSDGVGREYLKIEAGGSILPASEETVKNKQHFVHQDGTTVFKYAVSGMADVSEKIMERNKLTKEDVNWLVAHQANKRIIDATANRMGLDESKVLVNIQKYGNTTSATLPLLLSDFEDSLKKGDNIIFAAFGGGFTWGAIYLKWAYNKQKN from the coding sequence ATGACTAAAATAACAGCAGCCATCACCGCGGTTGGATCGTATGTTCCGGACTATGTTTTATCGAATCAGATTCTGGAGACTATGGTCGATACCAACGATGAATGGATTACCACTCGTACGGGAATTAAAGAAAGACGTATTCTCAAAGAAGAAGGACAGGGAACTTCTTTTCTTGCAATAAAAGCAGCCCAAAATCTGATCGAAAAATCAGGTGTTGATCCCAAAGAAATTGATTTGGTTATCGTAGCAACGGCAACGCCGGATATGCCGGTAGCTTCTACAGCAGTATATACTGCAACGCAAATTGGAGCGACAAATGCTTTTGCCTATGATTTACAGGCAGCATGTTCCAGTTTTCTATACGGAATATCTACAGCTTCCGCTTATATTGAATCAGGACGTTATAAAAAAGTATTATTAATAGGAGCCGATAAAATGTCTTCTATTATTGATTATACGGACAGAGCTACCTGTATTATTTTTGGCGACGGAGGCGGAGCCATATTATTTGAACCGAATACCGAAGGTTTAGGATTCCAGGATGAATATTTGAGAAGTGACGGAGTTGGAAGAGAATACCTGAAAATCGAAGCAGGAGGATCTATATTACCGGCTTCTGAAGAAACGGTAAAAAATAAACAACACTTTGTACATCAGGATGGAACGACCGTTTTTAAATATGCGGTTTCCGGAATGGCTGACGTAAGTGAGAAAATAATGGAGCGTAATAAGCTTACAAAAGAAGATGTCAATTGGTTGGTAGCGCATCAGGCGAATAAACGTATCATTGATGCTACCGCAAACCGAATGGGGCTAGACGAATCAAAAGTATTGGTAAATATCCAAAAATACGGTAATACCACTTCGGCAACATTACCGTTATTGTTGTCTGATTTCGAAGATTCTTTAAAAAAAGGAGATAATATAATTTTTGCCGCTTTTGGTGGTGGCTTCACTTGGGGAGCTATCTATTTAAAATGGGCCTACAATAAACAAAAAAACTAA
- the rpmF gene encoding 50S ribosomal protein L32 — translation MAHPKRKTSKTRRDKRRTHYKATAPQIATCPVTGEAHLYHRAYWHEGKMYYRGQVVIDKQEAVA, via the coding sequence ATGGCACATCCTAAGAGAAAAACCTCGAAAACAAGAAGAGATAAGAGAAGAACGCATTATAAAGCGACAGCTCCGCAAATTGCTACATGTCCTGTAACAGGAGAAGCGCATTTGTATCACAGAGCTTACTGGCATGAAGGTAAAATGTACTACAGAGGTCAAGTTGTAATTGATAAGCAAGAAGCTGTTGCTTAA
- a CDS encoding YceD family protein, whose product MNNDKDFLIPFVGLKQGKHQFEYHIDKKFFESFGFDEYNDVNVKVDVILDKKSTMLELSFKHKGEVNVPCDLTNEDFDLPIKGKMNLIVKFGDTYNDENDEWLVLPHGEFQVNIKQYIYESIVLSVPTKRIHPGVKDGTLKSEAIDRLNELAPKEEHKEEENTDPRWDKLKQLLTDK is encoded by the coding sequence ATGAATAATGATAAAGATTTTTTGATCCCCTTTGTCGGATTAAAGCAAGGGAAGCATCAGTTTGAATATCATATAGATAAGAAGTTCTTTGAGAGCTTTGGTTTTGATGAATATAATGATGTCAACGTCAAAGTCGATGTGATTCTGGACAAAAAAAGTACGATGCTTGAACTTAGTTTTAAACATAAAGGAGAAGTTAATGTTCCTTGTGATTTAACTAATGAAGATTTTGATTTGCCGATTAAAGGTAAAATGAATTTGATTGTAAAATTCGGTGATACCTATAATGATGAGAACGATGAGTGGCTGGTGTTGCCTCATGGTGAATTTCAGGTCAATATTAAGCAGTATATTTATGAGTCAATTGTGCTGTCGGTTCCAACAAAAAGGATTCATCCCGGAGTAAAAGACGGAACATTGAAATCAGAAGCAATTGATCGCTTAAATGAATTGGCTCCAAAAGAAGAACACAAAGAAGAAGAAAATACAGATCCCAGATGGGACAAATTAAAACAACTATTAACGGATAAATAA